A region from the Salmo trutta chromosome 40, fSalTru1.1, whole genome shotgun sequence genome encodes:
- the LOC115180115 gene encoding WAP, Kazal, immunoglobulin, Kunitz and NTR domain-containing protein 1, whose translation MDFKFVVKSKDPDAESMLFERDPDEPVSILTRSLREDEMGEEEEDKKRLEKELVGSTTPPPFSLREEGTPGDDNLTDSGANRGADWGLRHRRRRVPGVGPHSSDLTPDPCLQPMSEGGCWEYVLLWYYHPRSGECRPFVYGGCEGNHNRFNTKHDCQRWCGKERRAVTELPTKQGPSSGGRSSTRRAA comes from the exons ATGGACTTCAAGTTTGTGGTGAAGTCCAAGGACCCGGATGCTGAGAGCATGTTGTTTGAGAGGGATCCGGACGAGCCTGTATCCATCCTCACTCGCAGCCTACGTGAGgatgagatgggagaggaggaagaggacaagaAAAGACTTGAAAAGGAGCTGGTAGGATCAACcactcctccccccttctccctgcGAGAGGAGGGGACCCCAGGTGATGACAACCTTACCG ACTCTGGAGCCAACAGGGGAGCGGATTGGGGACTGAGGCACAGGAGAAGAAGGGTTCCGGGAGTTGGGCCACACTCATCAG acttgacccctgacccctgcctGCAGCCCATGTCAGAGGGGGGGTGTTGGGAGTATGTCCTGCTGTGGTACTACCACCCCCGCTCCGGGGAGTGCCGGCCGTTTGTCTACGGGGGTTGTGAGGGCAACCACAACCGCTTCAACACCAAACACGATTGTCAGAGGTGGtgtgggaaagagaggagag ccgttacagaattacccaccaaacaaggaccaagcagcggaggaaggagcagcaccaggagagcaGCATGA
- the ucn3l gene encoding urocortin 3, like produces MPFLRTLVVLAILCAPTSSLCHRLYQSDSNLLCDDEILSEVQTNDVPSDEFPVSESWGSLFKSGDTLSSAESREKRTSTYPANYRFLSQTQLRSKMFQNSINNDRLSKFTLSLDVPTNIMNILFDIQKSKNLRAKAADNARLMAQIGRRKRQ; encoded by the coding sequence ATGCCGTTCCTAAGAACCCTGGTTGTGCTGGCTATCCTCTGCGCGCCAACCTCCAGCCTCTGTCACAGACTGTACCAGAGCGACTCCAACCTCCTCTGTGACGATGAAATACTATCTGAGGTCCAGACGAACGACGTTCCCAGTGACGAGTTCCCAGTGTCGGAAAGCTGGGGCTCCCTCTTCAAGTCCGGAGACACTCTCTCCTCCGCAGAGTCGCGGGAGAAAAGGACTTCGACTTACCCCGCGAACTACAGGTTTCTCAGTCAGACGCAGTTAAGGAGTAAGATGTTCCAGAACAGCATAAATAATGACCGGCTAAGCAAGTTTACCCTGTCTCTAGATGTGCCCACCAACATCATGAACATTCTCTTTGACATCCAAAAGTCCAAGAACCTGCGCGCAAAAGCGGCCGACAACGCGCGTCTGATGGCGCAGATTGGACGAAGGAAGAGACAGTAG